A stretch of the Leptospira kirschneri serovar Cynopteri str. 3522 CT genome encodes the following:
- a CDS encoding ACT domain-containing protein: protein MIQFHYKENGGFYTVTLKTSETAPGTLHKMVKAMFFMGWEIVSGDIETIEEGGQFYSYDIFTLKSEETDSKIKASKLGVLMSSVFTDDFVLEEIIHHSSEIDLRNTFHLSADSRLEFEDVEFGTRTKFSLEAPDRKGLLYFITGVLKENGINIHSAKIRTDRTGNHAQDTFILSDTKGVGFAGTSLEDRVSRNILEISLNSSWK, encoded by the coding sequence ATGATTCAATTTCACTATAAGGAAAACGGTGGGTTTTATACGGTCACGTTAAAAACGTCCGAAACCGCTCCAGGTACTCTTCATAAAATGGTGAAAGCGATGTTTTTTATGGGTTGGGAAATTGTTTCGGGAGACATTGAAACAATAGAAGAAGGCGGTCAATTTTATAGTTACGATATTTTTACGTTAAAGTCGGAGGAAACCGATTCTAAGATTAAGGCTTCCAAATTGGGAGTTTTGATGTCTTCCGTATTTACAGATGACTTTGTTTTAGAAGAAATTATTCATCACTCAAGCGAAATCGATCTTAGAAATACGTTTCATTTAAGTGCGGATTCTAGATTAGAATTTGAAGATGTTGAATTTGGAACTAGAACGAAATTTTCACTCGAAGCTCCAGATAGAAAGGGACTTCTCTATTTTATTACCGGGGTTTTAAAAGAAAATGGTATTAACATTCATTCAGCGAAAATTCGTACAGATCGAACCGGAAACCATGCTCAGGATACGTTTATTCTATCCGATACAAAAGGAGTGGGTTTTGCTGGTACTTCCTTGGAAGATCGCGTCAGCCGGAATATACTTGAAATTAGTTTGAATTCTTCATGGAAGTAG